The Populus trichocarpa isolate Nisqually-1 chromosome 11, P.trichocarpa_v4.1, whole genome shotgun sequence genome has a segment encoding these proteins:
- the LOC18103003 gene encoding CBS domain-containing protein CBSX5: MAVSILSNEVSDLCLGKPALSSLSASATVGDALSALKRSGDLFLSVWSCDHLHHCNSPISIQVDFEECKCVGKVCLVDVICFLSVEENLKNPGKALQEPVSVLLNSKVPGLVRHLEPHASLLEAIDAILGGALNLVIPLRNPFTRKKLVYKSAANSTLHNNREYCWLAQEDIIRYLLNSIGLFSPTPNHTIESLGLIYSESFFTVHYDDPASSALPLISQSLIKQTSVAILDTDGKLIGEISPFTLNFCDETVAAAIATLSAGELMAYIDCRDPPEDLLRLVKERLEERNLGPALDLIEEESGISSLSSYSSSSDEEFGMGRSGGVSGHSAGVRGTAQTTVCYPWSSLVAVMIQALSHRVSCTWVIEEDGTLLGVVTFAGMIKVLRERLKSMA, from the exons ATGGCAGTCAGTATCTTATCTAATGAGGTATCTGACCTGTGTCTTGGAAAACCTGCGTTGAGCTCTCTGTCAGCTTCTGCAACCGTCGGTGACGCGTTGTCTGCTCTCAAAAGATCTGGTGATTTGTTCTTAAGCGTTTGGAGCTGTGATCACCTTCACCATTGCAACTCTCCAATATCGATCCAGGTTGACTTTGAAGAATGTAAATGCGTTGGCAAGGTTTGCTTGGTGGATGTGATTTGCTTCTTGTCTGTagaagagaatttgaagaatcCGGGAAAAGCCCTTCAAGAACCGGTCTCTGTGCTTTTAAATTCTAAGGTTCCTGGACTTGTTAGGCACCTGGAACCGCATGCCAG CCTGTTGGAGGCCATAGATGCCATCCTTGGAGGGGCACTGAACCTTGTGATACCACTTCGCAACCCATTCACAAGAAAGAAGCTGGTATACAAATCCGCAGCCAACTCCACCCTCCACAACAACCGTGAGTACTGCTGGCTGGCTCAGGAAGACATAATCCGTTACCTCCTCAACTCCATTGGCCTCTTCTCTCCAACTCCAAACCACACCATCGAGTCTCTCGGCCTCATTTACTCTGAATCCTTCTTTACTGTCCATTATGATGACCCTGCCTCCTCTGCATTGCCCTTGATCTCTCAGTCCCTCATTAAACAAACATCTGTAGCCATTCTTGATACAGATGGTAAGTTGATTGGCGAAATCTCACCATTCACATTGAACTTTTGTGACGAGACTGTGGCAGCTGCAATCGCAACACTCTCTGCTGGGGAGTTGATGGCTTACATAGACTGCCGTGACCCACCAGAGGACCTGTTAAGGTTGGTGAAGGAAAGACTGGAAGAGAGGAATCTAGGACCTGCTTTGGACTTGATAGAAGAGGAATCAGGAATTTCATCATTGTCATCGTATTCATCTTCATCAGATGAAGAGTTTGGAATGGGAAGGAGTGGGGGGGTGTCTGGGCATTCAGCAGGGGTGAGGGGTACCGCCCAGACAACCGTGTGCTATCCATGGAGCTCGTTGGTGGCAGTGATGATTCAGGCTCTTTCACATCGTGTAAGCTGCACATGGGTTATCGAAGAGGATGGCACTTTGCTTGGTGTTGTCACCTTCGCAGGAATGATTAAAGTGTTGCGGGAACGTTTGAAATCAATGGCGTGA
- the LOC18103004 gene encoding uncharacterized protein LOC18103004 — MKTLIFINPINCAAPQSPPSIFLFHFHSLSRENKKSLLRISHTKNPLFTHKPRHFSPIKASASDTYNGWHDLGLIGGDSVNSGESTQLRNFLVSIGIDDKKHVFMFILGIFCALAISRVRVSSIVVFPASVLVFAVGFSFGFVRGGSFNEFNVNGIKRKAKEEFFRVYSERLRSLVGFFDGFDVKASDLKNDIQRAIDSKEIKLGDLENYVNVIQSIKASALNARNIVQANIVNSGNVNGVLVENQKSSSSMKGKEIGEVGFEFLQFVGGLFGEKAVSSKSNKVKEKEKEIAKQGTAKGVENDRAQGNNSTPVVEEEVLNAVDNEKANRDFLFSQGSMNKSALNLDSQRTRIVSENGKMNLGDVGGDRKRLVNNEEYRYQNNRLQFMGNHGVYWKMDQNNETETWKSQDNLFDSVDFGVSLEQMETETNFVQKQMYRKSSRAYRSSHTWKMSEDESYRSQLKEGWVDDDLHLGDHQSVPDSEVVSSSSSSVVSDDVVFDRHLTEANNLLKQAKEFLRGRSDEEHVEIILHKSAKLLSKAIAMKPMSLLAVGQLGNTYLLHGELKLKISRELRTLLSRRDPFYANDHGGMLKGLDDQVIKKDKIASVLVNVCEECEELLVEAGRKYRLALSIDGNDVRALYNWGLALSFRAQLIADIGPEAAYDAEKVFLAAIDKFDAMMSKGNVYAPDALYRWGVVLQQRSRLRPTNSREKVKLLQQARRLYEDALHMDSNNLQVREALLSCTSELNHRLL, encoded by the exons atgaaaaccctaatttttataaACCCAATTAATTGCGCAGCTCCACAATCCCCTCCTTCAATTTtcctctttcattttcattcactttctcgagaaaataaaaaatccctcCTTCGCATTTCCCATACAAAAAACCCTCTCTTTACTCACAAACCCCGACATTTCTCTCCAATCAAAGCATCTGCTTCAGACACTTATAATGGCTGGCACGACTTGGGACTCATTGGTGGTGACTCAGTCAACTCGGGTGAGTCAACCCAGTTGAGGAATTTTCTAGTTTCTATAGGAATCGACGATAAAAAACATGTCTTTATGTTTATATTGGGTATTTTTTGTGCCCTTGCAATTTCTAGGGTAAGGGTTTCTTCAATTGTAGTGTTTCCAGCTTCTGTTTTGGTTTTTGCTGTTGGGTTTTCCTTTGGGTTTGTACGTGGGGGGAGTTTTAATGAGTTTAATGTGAATGGAATTAAGAGAAAAGCTAAAGAggagttttttagggtttatagtgAGAGGTTAAGGAGTTTAGTGGGTTTTTTTGATGGTTTTGATGTTAAAGCTAGTGACTTGAAGAATGATATACAGAGAGCTATTGAttctaaagaaattaaattgggtGATTTGGAGAATTATGTTAATGTGATTCAATCGATAAAGGCTTCGGCTTTGAATGCGAGAAATATTGTCCAGGCAAATATCGTTAATTCAGGAAATGTTAATGGTGTGTTAGTTGAGAATCAGAAATCATCTTCAAGTATGAAAGGTAAGGAGATTGGTGAAGTTGGGTTTGAGTTTTTACAATTTGTTGGGGGTTTGTTTGGAGAGAAAGCGGTTAGTTCAAAGAGTAATAAAgtgaaggagaaagagaaagagattgcTAAGCAGGGGACTGCGAAGGGTGTGGAAAATGATCGAGCTCAAGGAAATAACTCGACGCCAGTTGTTGAAGAAGAGGTTCTTAATGCTGTTGATAATGAGAAAGCGAATAGGGATTTCCTGTTTTCTCAAGGTTCAATGAATAAGTCTGCTTTGAATTTGGATAGTCAAAGGACTAGAATTGTTTCAGAAAATGGAAAGATGAATTTGGGGGATGTAGGTGGGGATAGAAAAAGACTTGTTAATAATGAAGAGTATCGTTACCAAAATAACAGGTTGCAGTTCATGGGTAATCATGGTGTTTATTGGAAGATGGATCAAAATAATGAAACTGAAACATGGAAATCCCAGGATAATCTATTTGATTCTGTGGATTTTGGTGTCAGTTTAGAACAAATGGAAACAGAAACTAACTTCGTACAAAAGCAGATGTACAGGAAATCCTCCAGAGCTTACAGATCCTCACACACCTGGAAGATGAGTGAAGATGAGAGTTACAGGTCTCAACTCAAAGAAGGGTGGGTGGATGATGATTTGCATTTAGGTGATCACCAGTCAGTACCTGATAGTGAAGTTgtttcgtcttcttcttcttcagtgGTTTCAGATGACGTGGTGTTTGATAGGCACCTTACAGAAGCTAACAACCTTCTGAAACAAGCCAAGGAGTTTCTAAGGGGAAGGAGTGATGAAGAGCATGTAGAAATTATTTTGCACAAGTCTGCGAAGTTACTTTCCAAAGCCATAGCCATGAAGCCCATGAGTCTGTTGGCTGTCGGCCAATTGGGCAATACATATCTTCTTCATGGAGaactaaaattaaagattagTCGCGAGCTGCGAACTCTCCTCTCAAGAAGGGATCCGTTTTATGCAAATGATCATGGTGGAATGCTCAAAGGTCTAGATGATCAGGtaataaagaaagataaaatagcATCTGTACTTGTAAATGTGTGTGAAGAGTGTGAAGAACTCCTAGTTGAAGCGGGCAGAAAATATAGGCTGGCATTATCGATTGATGGGAATGATGTGAGAGCCTTGTACAATTGGGGCCTTGCCCTCTCCTTTCGTGCTCAGTTGATTGCAGATATTGGACCA GAAGCTGCTTATGATGCTGAAAAGGTGTTCTTGGCTGCAATTGACAAATTTGATGCCATGATGTCCAAAGGCAATGTCTACGCACCAGATG CCTTGTATAGATGGGGTGTGGTATTGCAGCAGAGATCCCGTTTACGGCCAACTAATAGTAGAGAGAAAGTGAAGTTGCTGCAGCAAGCAAGGAGGCTCTATGAAGATGCTCTTCATATGGACTCTAACAATCTTCAAGTAAGAGAAGCCTTATTATCATGTACGTCTGAGCTCAATCATAGGCTATTGTAA
- the LOC18103005 gene encoding E3 ubiquitin-protein ligase AIRP2 has protein sequence MRDMYIGSMTKSFKDSIKVLEADLQHANTLASDFSRDYDGACLQMRMSYAPAANLFLFLFQWTDCHLAGALGLLRILIYKVYVDGTTTMFTHERKASIKEFYAVIYPSLLQLQRGVTDTEDKKQKTVCLERYRRRDDEEHRQHTDIDIEREEECGICMEMNSKIVLPNCNHAMCLKCYREWRTRSQSCPFCRDSLKRVNSGDLWVFTDGRDIVDMATVTRENLRRLFMYIEKLPLILPDNLFDLYDSHIR, from the exons ATGAGAGATATGTATATAGGGTCTATGACAAAGTCTTTTAAGGACTCTATTAAAGTTCTTGAAGCTGATCTTCAACATGCTAATACTCT GGCATCAGATTTTTCAAGGGATTATGATGGAGCCTGTCTTCAGATGAGAATGTCATATGCTCCAGCAGCAAAcctgtttcttttcctttttcagtggACAGACTGCCATCTTGCAGGTGCACTTGGACTGCTAAGGATCCTAATTTATAAG GTTTATGTGGATGGCACAACGACCATGTTCACTCACGAAAGAAAAGCAAGCATCAAGGAGTTCTATG CTGTGATTTATCCCTCTTTATTGCAACTTCAAAGAGGGGTCACTGATACAGAAGATAAGAAGCAGAAGACAGTATGCCTGGAAAGGTACCGAAGAAGAGATGATGAGGAACATAGGCAGCATACTGACATTGAcattgaaagagaagaagagtgTGGAATATGCATGGAGATGAATAGCAAGATAGTACTGCCCAACTGCAACCATGCCATGTGCTTGAAATGTTACCGTGAATG GCGAACAAGATCCCAGTCATGCCCCTTCTGTCGTGACAGTCTCAAGAGAGTAAACTCGGGAGATCTCTGGGTATTTACTGACGGCCGGGACATTGTGGACATGGCCACCGTGACGAGAGAGAATCTTAGAAGGCTTTTCATGTATATAGAAAAGCTGCCGCTGATTCTTCCTGACAACCTTTTCGACTTGTATGATTCTCATATAAGATAG
- the LOC18103006 gene encoding sphingolipid delta(4)-desaturase DES1-like, translated as MGMREEMEQKEEGVMATDFFWSYTDEPHASRRRQILSQYPQIKELFGPDPWAFFKITVVVSLQLWTATLLHDAGWLKMLAIAYFFGSFLNHNLFLAIHELSHNLAFSTPVYNRCLGIFANLPVGVPMSVTFQKYHLEHHRFQGVDGIDMDIPSRAETLLVTNVVAKSIWVMLQLFFYAFRPLFIKPKPPGYWEFINFSIQIALDAAVVYFWGWRSLAYLILSTFVGGGMHPMAGHFISEHYVFKPEQETYSYYGPLNFLTWHVGYHNEHHDFPRIPGSKLHKVKDIAPEYYDGLESYKSWSQVIYMYLMDRTVGPFSRMKRKVPGTAKKSE; from the exons atggggaTGAGAGAGGAGATGGAGCAGAAGGAAGAGGGAGTCATGGCAACTGACTTCTTTTGGTCGTATACAGATGAACCTCATGCTTCTAGGAGAAGACAGATCCTTTCTCAATACCCTCAAATTAAAGAGCTTTTTGGACCTGATCCTTGGGCTTTTTTTAAG ATTACTGTGGTTGTTTCACTCCAGCTTTGGACCGCTACTTTACTTCACGATGCTGGGTGGCTGAAGATGCTGGCAATAGCCTACTTCTTTGGCTCTTTCCTCAACCACAACCTTTTCTTAGCCATCCATGAGCTCTCCCACAATCTCGCCTTCTCAACTCCAGTCTACAACAGGTGTCTTGGTATTTTTGCTAATCTTCCTGTTGGTGTACCCATGTCAGTAACATTCCAAAAGTATCACCTTGAGCACCACCGCTTTCAAGGAGTAGATGGCATAGATATGGACATCCCAAGCCGTGCTGAAACCCTTCTTGTGACAAATGTTGTCGCAAAATCCATATGGGTCATGTTACAACTCTTCTTCTATGCTTTTCGACCTCTATTTATCAAACCAAAGCCCCCTGGTTATTGggaattcattaatttttctatcCAGATAGCCCTAGATGCAGCCGTGGTTTATTTTTGGGGCTGGAGATCTTTGGCTTATTTGATCCTTTCCACCTTCGTAGGAGGTGGTATGCACCCAATGGCTGGTCATTTCATCTCAGAACACTATGTCTTCAAGCCAGAGCAAGAGACATATTCTTACTATGGCCCCCTTAATTTTCTGACTTGGCATGTTGGGTACCATAATGAGCACCATGATTTTCCGAGGATTCCTGGGAGCAAGCTTCACAAGGTGAAGGATATTGCACCTGAATATTACGATGGCTTAGAGTCGTATAAATCTTGGAGCCAGGTCATATACATGTATCTTATGGACAGGACGGTTGGACCCTTCAGCCGGATGAAGAGAAAGGTGCCGGGCACTGCAAAGAAATCTGAATAG
- the LOC18103007 gene encoding tetraspanin-19, translating to MARVARTCLRSILKIVNSTLGLVGIAMILYGFWMLRVLQRDMESPSFDDFDSTALWFIYTFLSIGVALCLITCLGHISADSSNGICLSCYMVIIFLLLLLETLVAADILLNSDWEKDLPEDPTGRFHDFREFVESNFDFFKWIAMFIILVQGFSILLAMTLRALGPNNGSNYDIDEEYTSATLPLINPHSQTPPYVVGEPRFSIKNDAWNANK from the exons ATGGCAAGAGTTGCAAGGACTTGTCTGCGGTCAATATTGAAAATTGTGAATTCGACTTTGGGACTTGTTGGCATAGCAATGATTCTCTATGGTTTTTGGATGCTTAGAGTATTGCAGAGAGACATGGAAAGTCCatcttttgatgattttgattctACTGCCCTATG GTTCATATATACTTTTCTCAGCATTGGTGTTGCCTTGTGCCTAATTACATGCCTAGGCCATATCTCTGCAGATAGCTCAAATGGGATTTGCCTTTCTTGT TACATGGTGATTATCTTCTTACTTCTCTTACTGGAGACATTAGTTGCAGCAGATATACTCCTAAATTCAGACTGGGAGAAG GATTTACCTGAGGATCCGACAGGGAGGTTCCATGATTTCAGAGAGTTTGTGGAATCTAATTTTGACTTCTTCAAATGGATAGCCATGTTCATCATCTTAGTTCAG GGATTTTCTATATTATTGGCAATGACTTTAAGAGCTCTTGGACCCAACAATGGATCCAATTATGACATTGACGAGGAATACACCTCGGCCACGCTTCCACTCATCAATCCCCATTCACAAACACCTCCGTACGTTGTCGGTGAACCACGGTTTTCGATCAAGAATGATGCATGGAAT GCCAACAAGTGA